The genomic DNA TTCATTATTTACGACATTGGGTTTCATAAATGCCTTTTCTCGCTCTCGCACATACGGTGGGTTAGACACGATAGCATCAAATTTTAAATTTTTAAATTCAGCGTTAAAAGTCTCAGTATCTAAAATATTTGCTTCTATAAACTCAATTGCAACATGGTTTAAGTCAGCATTTTGTTTTGCTACTTTAAGCGCCTCATGACTAACATCTAACCCATAAACCTCCACATTTGGTAAACTTTTAGCCAAAGAAACAGCAATACAGCCGCTCCCAGTTCCAATATCTAATATTGTATAGTTAGTTGCCGTTTCTTGTTTGCTTTCTGCTTCTTTTAAAACCCAGTCTACAAGTTCTTCTGTTTCCGGTCTTGGAATTAATACACTATCGTTAACCTTAAAAGGGAGCCCATAAAATTCTGTATCTCCTACTATATATTGTATAGGCTCTTCTTTTTTTAATAACTGTAAAGCGTTTAGAATAATCTCGTTATCATCAACTTTATAATCAGGCTCTAAAGCTAATTGCATTCTAGTAACTGAATAATAGGCTTCTATTAATATAAAAAAGAAACTGTCTATCTCTTCTTTACCATAAATAGCGCCTAATTCTTTATGAAATATGTCCTGAATTTTTTTTAGCCTCATAAGTCCTTTATCATCCAAACACCACAAGAATAGTGTCCCGTATTACCTAAACCGCTTTTCAAATGTTTAAAACCATAGCTTTCATAAATATGAATAGCCGCTTTAAGTTGGGGTGCAGATTCTATATAACATTGTTTATATCCTAATTCCTTGGCTGATTGTAAACATTTTTCAAACATTAATTTGCCATAACCTTTACCTCTTACTTTTGGAGAAAAATACATCTTTTGAATTTCGCAAACATCAGCTTCAAAATCTTTTAGAGGCTTAATACCTCCTCCTCCTAAAACCTCGCCATTATTATCAATTATGTAATATACATCATTACTATTTTGATAAGACTCAAACATTCTCGGAGTTTCTTCATCTGTATACGCCGTACCTTCTAAAGGGATTTTAAACTCGTGAAAACAATTTCTTATAATTTGTTCTATCTGTTGATTGTCTTCAGGCTTAATTTCTCGAATAACTATAGTATCTTTACTCACTTTTAAAGTATAATTTTATCCAAGTGAAGATACTTAAATCTAAAAAAAATAGGATGAGGAATATCATTATTTTATCAACAACATTATTTGCTTTTATAAGTTGTTCGGTTAACAAAAAACCAGAGTTTTTGTATGTTGAAAACATTAAAGTTCAAGAATCGACTTCAAAACACATAACTTTTACAGCTGATGCTTTTTTTATAAACCCCAATGATATTGGCGGTGAATTAAAAACTGACGAAATAAAGGTTTTTATTAATGATAATGAAATGGCAACAGTATCTACTAATAGCTTTAAAGTACCTGCCAAAAAAGAATTTTCAATTCCCTTGAAAGCAAACATTCCAACTGATAGTATTTTTAGCAATAAAAATCTTGGTGGATTACTTGGCAGCCTTTTTAATCAAAAAATTAAAGTACAATATAAAGGCGATATCGTATACAAAGCTTTAGGAGTTTCGTTTACTTACAATATTGATAAAACTGAAAACGTGAAGATTAAACTATAAATAGTTGACTAATAACGAAACATACATAAAACGCTGTATAGAAATTGCTAAAAACGGTTTAGGCTATACCAGGCCAAATCCTATGGTTGGCTCTGTTATTGTTTATGACAACCAAATTATAGGAGAAGGCTATACAAGTCCCTATGGCGGTAATCATGCCGAAGTTAATGCTATAAATTCTGTTACAGATAAAGCTTTATTAAAAAATGCTACTATATATGTAACGCTAGAACCTTGCTCTCATTACGGAAAAACACCACCTTGTAGTGATCTTATTATTAAGCATAAAATTCCAAATGTGGTTATTGGATGCATAGATGATAACACAAAAGTTGCTGGTAAAGGAATTAAAAAACTCATAGAAGCTCATTGTAATGTTACTGTTGGAGTTTTAGAAACAGCCTGTAAAGAACACCATAACCGTTTTTTTACATTTCATAATAAAAAGCGCCCATATATTATTTTAAAATGGGCAGAAACCAAGGATGGCTTTATTGCTCCAAAAAACAGAGAAGAACAAAAACCTGTTTGGATCACTAATAAGTATTCAAGACAATTAGTCCATAAATGGCGCGCTGAAGAACAAGCTATCTTAGTGGGCACAAATACTGTTTTGCAAGACAACCCAAGTTTAACTACCAGAGACTGGAAAGGCAACCATCCAATTAGGATTGTTTTAGATAAAGACTTAAAACTATCCAAAGAGTTTTCGGTTTTTAATAATGACGCCAAAACGATTACAATAAACAATATCGATTTTAGTAAAAATATAGCTCAACAGATTTGTGACATTTTACATCATAATGATATTACTTCTGTAATTATTGAAGGCGGACAAAAAACACTACAGACTTTTATAGATGAAGGTATATGGGATGAAGCTAGGGTTTTCACAGGAGACACAGAATTCAAAAAAGGAGTAAAAGCACCAATATTTTCAGGCAAACTTATTTCGGAAGAAAAAATTATGTCCGACATTCTTAAAGTTTACAACAATGATTAAAACTATTATTTTCGATTTCGGAAATGTATTTATCAACTTAGACCTAGAAGGTCATATGCAACATGCGCTCAAAGCTTATGAAATTGAAGCTTTTTCAGAAGAAATGATGGCTTTTAATAGTTTTTATGAACAAGGCCTTATTTCAACTGATGAGTTTCTTAAATTTTACACAGAAAATTTTCCGAAACTTTCAACCAAAGCGTTAATTGACATTTGGAATTTTATGTTGAAAGATTTCCCTGTACACCGTTTAGATTTTTTAAAGCAACTTAAATCTGATTCAAAATACAATCTTATTTTATTAAGCAATACTAACGAACTTCATATAAATTGGATTGAAAAACACATTCCTTTTTACGAAACATTTAAAAGTTATTTTGATGTTTTCTATTTATCACACGAAATTGGTTTAAGGAAACCCAATCAAGACATTTTTGAGTTTGTGCTAAAAGAAAATAAACTAAATGCAGAAGAATGCCTTTTTATTGATGATAATATTGATAATATTAACACGGCAAAAGAATTAGATCTTAATGTTTGGAATATCAATCATAAAACCGATGACATCATAGATCTATTCACTGTAAAAAAAACGTGTTTTGATGCACCTTAAGCCGTCGTTAAAGTGCATCTTTTTCCATGCGGATTAATTAATCAACAATAACTTT from Flavivirga abyssicola includes the following:
- the prmC gene encoding peptide chain release factor N(5)-glutamine methyltransferase, with protein sequence MRLKKIQDIFHKELGAIYGKEEIDSFFFILIEAYYSVTRMQLALEPDYKVDDNEIILNALQLLKKEEPIQYIVGDTEFYGLPFKVNDSVLIPRPETEELVDWVLKEAESKQETATNYTILDIGTGSGCIAVSLAKSLPNVEVYGLDVSHEALKVAKQNADLNHVAIEFIEANILDTETFNAEFKNLKFDAIVSNPPYVREREKAFMKPNVVNNEPHLALFVKDENPLQFYEAITRFALSHLKNEGLLFFEINEYLGNDMIRLLKKNNFNNIRLKQDIFKKDRMIKAVFMG
- a CDS encoding HAD family hydrolase; the protein is MIKTIIFDFGNVFINLDLEGHMQHALKAYEIEAFSEEMMAFNSFYEQGLISTDEFLKFYTENFPKLSTKALIDIWNFMLKDFPVHRLDFLKQLKSDSKYNLILLSNTNELHINWIEKHIPFYETFKSYFDVFYLSHEIGLRKPNQDIFEFVLKENKLNAEECLFIDDNIDNINTAKELDLNVWNINHKTDDIIDLFTVKKTCFDAP
- a CDS encoding GNAT family N-acetyltransferase — its product is MSKDTIVIREIKPEDNQQIEQIIRNCFHEFKIPLEGTAYTDEETPRMFESYQNSNDVYYIIDNNGEVLGGGGIKPLKDFEADVCEIQKMYFSPKVRGKGYGKLMFEKCLQSAKELGYKQCYIESAPQLKAAIHIYESYGFKHLKSGLGNTGHYSCGVWMIKDL
- the ribD gene encoding bifunctional diaminohydroxyphosphoribosylaminopyrimidine deaminase/5-amino-6-(5-phosphoribosylamino)uracil reductase RibD; this translates as MTNNETYIKRCIEIAKNGLGYTRPNPMVGSVIVYDNQIIGEGYTSPYGGNHAEVNAINSVTDKALLKNATIYVTLEPCSHYGKTPPCSDLIIKHKIPNVVIGCIDDNTKVAGKGIKKLIEAHCNVTVGVLETACKEHHNRFFTFHNKKRPYIILKWAETKDGFIAPKNREEQKPVWITNKYSRQLVHKWRAEEQAILVGTNTVLQDNPSLTTRDWKGNHPIRIVLDKDLKLSKEFSVFNNDAKTITINNIDFSKNIAQQICDILHHNDITSVIIEGGQKTLQTFIDEGIWDEARVFTGDTEFKKGVKAPIFSGKLISEEKIMSDILKVYNND